The Planococcus donghaensis genome contains a region encoding:
- a CDS encoding amino acid ABC transporter permease, which translates to MLELFSTVYEVFMRTYPGFLRATVVTLQLTAIGVILGTVIGLIFALMKISGSKILEGIANLYITVIRGTPLIVQIMFLYFGIVEIYTMDNFWAGAIALGIHNGAYIAEIFRGAIQGVDPGQREASMSLGMNRKQTMQRIVFPQALRRSIPPLGNQFIITLKDSSLVYIIGVSEIFALANREAAQSFQPFESFLVVALYYLVLVMIFTYLLRWYENKLDVDKA; encoded by the coding sequence ATGTTAGAGTTATTTTCAACAGTCTATGAAGTATTCATGCGGACCTATCCAGGATTCCTAAGAGCTACCGTTGTTACTCTTCAATTAACTGCAATCGGTGTTATTCTAGGTACTGTAATTGGTTTAATTTTCGCATTGATGAAAATCTCGGGTTCAAAAATTTTGGAAGGAATTGCGAACCTGTATATTACAGTTATCCGTGGGACACCACTCATCGTTCAAATTATGTTCTTGTATTTTGGGATTGTGGAAATTTATACAATGGACAATTTCTGGGCTGGTGCAATTGCTCTAGGTATCCATAATGGTGCATATATTGCGGAAATTTTCCGTGGTGCGATTCAAGGCGTTGACCCTGGTCAACGTGAGGCAAGTATGTCACTTGGTATGAACCGGAAACAAACGATGCAACGTATTGTTTTCCCGCAGGCATTACGTCGCTCAATTCCGCCACTTGGCAACCAGTTTATCATTACATTAAAAGATTCATCTCTTGTTTATATTATTGGGGTATCGGAAATTTTTGCGCTCGCGAACCGTGAGGCAGCACAGTCTTTCCAACCTTTTGAATCTTTCTTAGTTGTTGCATTGTATTACTTGGTGCTTGTAATGATCTTTACGTATCTATTGCGTTGGTATGAAAATAAACTCGATGTCGATAAAGCCTAA
- a CDS encoding transporter substrate-binding domain-containing protein, with protein MKKKLSFLSVIFSAGMLLAACGGDDSSSSEEGSNTDGGNSDLNLVEEGKFTTASSGLYKPFNFTEGGDLTGFDIDISNALSEEMGLEPNPVTTPWETIIQGLTTNRFDAIIGSMAITEEREKQISFSDPYYYSGGVIFTKAGNTEITSEADLEGAKIGVVGQSTYDTAAQKYTDDIQYYNSDVVALQDLAIEGRLDAVITADVVGFEAQNAGLEIEMVGDPLWIEQAAVAINKDDEELLAAVNEALAAIIENGTYDEISNKWFGRNLLDVDLEGVEILK; from the coding sequence ATGAAAAAGAAATTATCATTTTTAAGCGTCATTTTTTCTGCAGGAATGTTATTGGCAGCTTGTGGAGGAGACGACTCATCTAGTTCGGAGGAAGGTTCAAACACAGATGGTGGAAACAGTGATTTGAATTTAGTTGAAGAAGGAAAATTCACGACGGCTTCAAGTGGTCTTTATAAGCCATTCAACTTTACAGAAGGTGGCGACTTAACAGGATTTGATATTGATATTAGTAACGCACTTTCAGAAGAAATGGGTCTTGAACCAAATCCGGTCACTACGCCTTGGGAAACAATTATTCAAGGGTTAACGACAAATCGTTTTGATGCGATTATCGGATCGATGGCCATTACAGAAGAACGTGAAAAACAGATTTCATTCTCTGATCCATACTATTATTCAGGTGGGGTAATTTTCACGAAAGCTGGAAATACAGAAATCACATCTGAAGCAGACCTAGAAGGCGCAAAAATTGGCGTTGTTGGTCAAAGCACGTACGATACAGCAGCACAAAAATATACAGACGATATTCAGTACTATAATAGTGACGTTGTTGCGTTGCAGGATTTAGCAATTGAAGGTCGTTTAGACGCAGTTATTACTGCCGATGTAGTAGGCTTTGAAGCACAAAATGCTGGACTTGAAATCGAAATGGTTGGCGATCCATTATGGATTGAACAAGCAGCTGTTGCTATTAACAAAGACGATGAAGAACTTTTAGCTGCAGTAAACGAAGCATTAGCAGCAATTATCGAAAACGGCACGTATGATGAAATTTCGAATAAATGGTTTGGCCGTAACCTCCTTGATGTAGATCTTGAAGGAGTCGAAATCCTCAAGTAA